A region of the Paracholeplasma morum genome:
CTAGATGTGTGGCTTTTTTAATTAAAGCCTTTTATAGTTCGATATTCAACTGGTGTTAAGTAATCTAATCGATAAGCTACTCTATGATGATTAAAATAATCTACATAGATTTCTATAGCTTTTTTGATATCACCAAAGTCATGTAATTTTAGATAGTGTTTCAAATCACCTTTGATCCATCCAATAAGTGATTCAATGACTGGATTATCTGTAGGCGTTCCTGCTCGACTCATTGATCTGGTGATTGGATATGTTTGATGTGTCTTCTCAAACTTAACGGATGAATA
Encoded here:
- a CDS encoding IS3 family transposase, whose amino-acid sequence is YSSVKFEKTHQTYPITRSMSRAGTPTDNPVIESLIGWIKGDLKHYLKLHDFGDIKKAIEIYVDYFNHHRVAYRLDYLTPVEYRTIKGFN